In Streptomyces camelliae, the sequence CGCAGGCTGCGCGGCGCCGTGGTGAACCTCACCGGCGGGACCAGCCCCAGGCGCCTCTCCCTCGACCGCACGGAGATCCTGGACGACGACGTCTGCGACCGGGTGGAGAAGCTCATCCGCAGCGCTCTCCCGGCACTGCTGGCGGCGGACCCGCCCCTGCTCGACGCCGACTGGCTGGCCGCGGTCGCGGGCGGCAGTCCGCGGCTCGCCGACATCGTGACCGAGGCGGCCACCGCGCAGGGGTATCGACTGCCGCTGCACACCACCGGTGACGCGCGCCGGGGGCACGCCTGCTTCTCGGCTGTCGCCAGGGCCGGGTTCTTCCCGCCGGACATCCACATGATCCACCGCGATGACTCGGGTATCCACGAAGCCCGCGTGTACGGGGGCGACACCCCGGCAGGGAGCGTTTTCGGCATCCCTGATGGCGCGACCTTGCTGTGGCGGTTGCTGGCCCACCAGCCCAACGCGGAGCTGGAGATGCTCCGCGAGCTCGCCCGGGAACTGGACGAGGGGGAGCTGGACGGTCGGCTGGCCGTGGGCCAGCAGGTGCTGCCCGCCCTGCCGTCCGACGTCCTCTTCCGCACCAGACCTCGGTCAACCAGCTGGAGGGACAGGTACTGGTCCGACAGAGAGGACCCGTTCGAGAAGCTCGCTTCCCCGGGCCACGCGCTGTTCCTCACCGCTGCCTGTGGGATGTCCTATGCGGACACGGTGTCGCGGATGCGGGAGCTGCGGTTGCCGCCCCTGCCCCCAGTGGATGGCGACTCTCCGGTCGACGATGTCGACTTCGCGCTCCTCAGCGCGGATCTGCGCGGGCTCGACAGGGAAGGCGCCCTGCGGTCGGCCTGGATCGACGTCGGCAGCCCGGTGCCGCCGGGGCATCTCATCAAGGCTCAGCTGATGTTGGACATCAGTGTCCGTGAAGCCGCCGAGCGGATGGGCAGGTTCGGCTTCACCATCAGGTCCGAACCCTCGCCGGAGACGCTGGCTCGGTTCCTGGCGGGCAGCACGGAGGACGAGCAGACGGAGGTGCTCAAGCTGCTCAGCCGTGATCTGGACTGCGCGGCTCCTTGGCTGGATCCAGCCGAGCCGGTCCGGGTCGGCCACCTCCTGCGCGCGGCCGCGGAGCTGCACCGGTCGGTGACCGAGGTGGTGGCGAGCCTGGGAACGTTCGGATTCAGCACGGAGCTCGACGACAGCCATGGGCAGCGGCAGGACGACGACCTCCTGGCACAGGTCCGGGAGTGGGGCTGGATCGTGGAGGAGGACACCGGGCCGAAGACGGACCGCCTTGTGGGACTCACGTACCGTGAACCGGTTCCGCCCGGCCTCCTCGCTGTCGCTTCGCTTGCGGGCTCTCGTTCGGGCGACGAGCCCGTCCTCCTCAGTGTCATCGCCGAGCGACTTCGGGAACTGGGCTTCACCCCGCCCGCGACGCTGCCGGAGCGCGCCGAACCTGGCGATGAGGAGATTCTCTGGTCCGCCGCCGACGGCGGTCACTGGCTTCCGGCGGCCGGCTCGGTCCCCCTGCACCACGTGCTTCTGGTGGCTGCGGACGACGGGCCACCAGAGGACGCGCCGGCCCGGCTGCGCGATTACGGCCTCATCCTGCCCAGCCCGCTCCCCGGAACGGTCGACGGGGACGATGTGAGGCTGTTCGACCTGCGCCGGAAGCAGGAGGACGACTGGACGGAGGAGGAACGGTGGCTGAACACGGAAACGCCCGTACCGCTGCACCATCTGTTCCTGGCTGCGGAAGAGGCGGAGACGGAGCCGGAGGAGGTCGCACAACGCCTTCGTGCCTTCGGCTGCCGGCTCCCTGACGCAGGCGAACTGACCGTGGACGAACTCGACCACCGACTGTGCGTGGACACCTTCGAGGCGGCCCTCGGACCGGCGCCCCTGCCCCTGAACCTCCGCTACCCCGTCGCCGACTTCCTCACCATCGTCCGCCATGCCCCCACGATCGACGGCGCCCGCATGCCGATCCCCGAACTCGTCCGACGGCTGACCCGCCTGGGCGTCGACCTCCGGCGCGTGACCGACGCCATCGCGACCCACCTCGATCACGACATCCCCGGCCTGGACGGGGAGTAGCCCCACGACGAAGGGCACCCCCTGACCCAGGGGGTGCCCCTCACCGCGATCACCGCGTATGCCGGCGCGAGCCCTACGGCAGTGCCAGCATCCGCTCCAGCGCCAGCTTGGCGAACGCCTCCGTCTCCTTGTCGACCTCGATCCGGTTGACCAGGGTGCCCTCGGCCAGGGACTCCAGGGTCCAGACCAGGTGGGGCAGGTCGATGCGGTTCATGGTCGAGCAGAAGCAGACCGTCTTGTCGAGGAAGACGATCTCCTTGCCCTCGGGAGCGAAACGGTTCGCCAGGCGGCGGACCAGGTTCAGCTCGGTGCCGATGGCCCACTTGGAACCGGCCGGAGCCGCCTCCAGGGCCTTGATGATGTACTCCGTCGAGCCGACGTAGTCCGCCGCGGCCACGACCTCGTGCTTGCACTCCGGGTGGACCAGGACGTTCACCCCGGGGATGCGGGCGCGGACGTCGTCGACCGAGTCCAGGCTGAAGCGGCCGTGGACCGAGCAGTGGCCGCGCCACAGGATCATCTTCGCGGCCCGCAGCTCGTCCGCCGTCAGACCGCCGTTCGGCTTGTGCGGGTTGTAGACCACGCAGTCGTCCAGGGACATCCCCATGTCCCGGACGGCGGTGTTGCGGCCGAGGTGCTGGTCCGGCAGGAAGAGCACCTTCTCGCCCTGCTCGAAGGCCCAGTCGAGCGCGCGCTTGGCGTTGGACGAGGTGCAGATCGTGCCGCCGTGCTTGCCGGTGAACGCCTTGATGTCGGCCGAGGAGTTCATGTACGAGACCGGCACGACCTGCTCGGCCACGCCCGCCTCGGTCAGCACGTCCCAGCACTCCGCGACCTGCTCGGCCGTCGCCATGTCGGCCATGGAGCAGCCGGCGGCGAGGTCGGGCAGGACGACCTTCTGGGCGTCGGAGGTGAGGATGTCGGCCGACTCGGCCATGAAGTGCACACCGCAGAAGACGATGTACTCGGCCTCCGGGCGCGCGGCCGCGTCCCGGGCCAGCTTGAAGGAGTCGCCCGTGACATCGGCGAACTGGATGACCTCGTCGCGCTGGTAGTGGTGGCCGAGCACGAAGACCTTGTCGCCGAGCTTCTCCTTGGCCGCGCGGGCGCGCATCACCAGGTCGGGGTCGGACGGCGAAGGCAGGTCACCGGGACACTCGACGCCCCGCTCGCTCTTCGGGTCGGCCTCACGGCCGAGCAGCAGCAGGGCGAGCGGAGTCGGCTGCACGTCGAGCTCCGGGGTCTGGGCGGTGGTCACGACACGCACCCTTTCTACTTTTCGTCTAACTGACGCTATCTATCATATCTGCTTCACGTCACTTTGACGATGGCCATAACGTCGATGTGACATGAATCCCCCTGAGGCGTTTTCCGCTCCGGAGACCATGTGCGAGCATGAAGAAGGAGCCGAAAGACAGGCGCCGGCCCGGAATGAATCCGCGGCCTTGCCGGTTGCACTCGTCGGCAAGCAGTCTCCGTACAACCCGGGAGAGATGTAGATGTCCGTATCGGACGAGACCAAAACCGTCACCGACGGCATCATCCTGACCGACGCCGCCGCGGCCAAGGTCAAGGCCCTGCTCGACCAGGAAGGCCGCGACGACCTCGCGCTGCGCGTCGCCGTCCAGCCCGGCGGCTGCTCCGGCCTGCGTTACCAGCTCTTCTTCGACGAGCGCTCGCTCGACGGCGACGTGGAGAAGGACTTCGGCGGGGTCAAGGTCGTCACGGACCGCATGAGCGCTCCGTACCTGGGCGGCGCCACCGTCGACTTCGTGGACACCATCGAGAAGCAGGGCTTCACGATCGACAACCCGAACGCGACCGGCTCCTGCGCCTGCGGCGACTCCTTCAGCTGAGCCGACGGCCCTGACATAAAAGCCTGACGCACAAGGCGGCGGCCTCCCCCACGGGGGCCGCCGCCTTCGTCGTGTCTCGCCGCGGTCTTCGTCGTGTCTCGCCGCGTCAGCGTGTCAGCGCCGATGCGCCCGGATGCAGCGCCCCGGGCTTCCCCTGGGGGATCTTTTCCCCGTCCGCGCCGACCACTGTCCGCCCATCCAGCGGTGCGTTCAGCTGAACGGCCCTCACATACTCCTTGGCGATCATCACGCAGACCTTGTCCGGCCAGGGCCGCGCGGTGACGGTGACGGTCACCTTGTCGCCGCTCTCCTGCGCCGCCGCCGAGTAGTCGGCACACACCCCGCCGTAGAAGCTCACGGTCAGCTCCCGCCCGTCGGCCGTATAGCCCTCGACCTTCACGCTGTGCGGCTTCGGCGCCGAGGTCGGCCCGCCGGAAGGAGCCGTCGCCGAGCCCAGGTAGGCGGGATCGACCGCCGGATACGTCACCGTGTACGCGCCGCCCGCCGCGTCCCTGCGCACCGAGAACAGCCAGGACGGCACCAGCGTCTGCCGCCCGGCGACGGAGTGCGCGGCCAGCCCGAACACCGCCTTGCCGACGGTGACCGCGTCCGCGCCGGCGTCCGCCCCCGTCCCGGGTCCGGGCGTGGACGCGCCGCAGGGCTGCTCGAACCGGTCCTTCACCGGCACCGGACGCGTGCAGCCGCCGATCCCCATCCGGTGGTCGCTCTTCGGCGCCGCGTTCATCAGCTTCAACGTCTTCGCCGCGCTCAGGACGGGGTACGTGGCCCCCTTCACCGGCGTCCCCAGCAGCCCGTGCCCGCCGACCACCTCACCCTGCCCGCTGACCGTCAGTCCGGTGGTCCAGCCGTACGTCGGCAGCCCGCCGACCACCGGCTCGGCGTTGACCACCCGCTGGACGCCCATGATCTGGCTCGCGTCGATCTTCGCGTCGTCCAGCCCGGCCGCCTTCAGCACCGGAGCCGCGGCCGCGGTCGCCGTGGAGACGCTCACCGGGCTGCCCGTCGGGCCCATCGGGTCGTGCGCGCACAGCACGCCCTTCTTGCAGTTGTCGGTGCCCGGCGCGTACCGGCTGAAGGTCCAGCTGCCCGGGGCGTCCCGGTTCACCGTGAGGCTCGGGCCGGTGCCGTCCTTGCCGCCGACCCGCCAGATCCGGCCCTCGGCCACCGGCGTCCCGTCGACACCGAGCGCGCGGGCGAGGCGGGCCACCGCGTCCTTGCCGACCTCGCCCTGCGGCACGTACACCGGGGCGGAGCCGGGGCCGGCCGGCAGGTCGCCGTGGGCGACGTACGTCGCGCCGTAGGGGGCGGAGGCGACACCGTCCAGGGCGAGTGGCGGGGGAGTGCCGTTCCTGCCGCTCGCGCCGGCTCCCTCCGTACGGCCGCCCGTGCCGGCGCTCGCCGCGAGAAAGGCGCCACCACCGCCGACCAGCAGCACGGCGGCGGCCACGGAGACGACGGCGAACCGGGACCGACGCCACCCGCCCCGCTCACCGTCGGCACCCCGCTCACCGTCGGCACCCTGCGCATCACGGTCAGCATCCTGCGCACTGTCCGCACCGTCCGCCGCTGCGGTCGCCGGCTCGCGGTCCTCGGGTCGTTCGGTGTTCACCGCATCGCTCCTCGCTGGTCGTATCCCGCCTCCCCCGCGTGGGGGACGGCGATGGGACGCGGGAGGGGAGCGCGCGGTTCCCGGGGCATGCGCCCCGCGTGTCAGTCGCCGTAGTCGGACATCGCGTCCAGCAGCCGCGCGGAGCGCACCGGCACGGTCACGCCGTGGATCAGGGACGGCGGCACCGGCCGTGACTCGGCGTGCGCCGGAGCCGCCCAGTGCGGTGCCATCCGGGCGCAGTCGACGCGCAGCGCGGCGAGGTCGCCCTCCGGGTCGGCCGGGGCGGGGGAGTGGACCTTGAGGTTCGTCATGACGGCACCGTAAGCATGGTCGAGTGCGCGAAGAAAGATCTACTATCGGGTAGTTTTGCCACCTACAGCGCCGGCATCCGAACCGGTAGCGTGAACTGTCAATCCAGCCTCCCGCAGGAGTTTCCCCGTCGTGCGCATCGCAGTCACCGGCTCCATCGCCACTGACCACCTCATGACCTTCCCCGGCCGCTTCGCCGATCAGTTCGTCGCGGACCAGCTGCACACGGTTTCGCTCTCCTTCCTCGTCGACAACCTCGACGTGCGCCGCGGCGGCGTCGGCGCCAACATCGCCTTCGGCATGGGCCAGCTCGGCACGAAGCCGATCCTGGTCGGCGCCGCCGGCTTCGACTTCGACGAGTACCGCGCCTGGCTCGACCGCCACGGCGTGGACACCGAGTCGGTCCGGATCTCCGAGACCCTGCACACCGCCCGCTTCGTGTGCACCACCGACGCCGACCACAACCAGATCGGCTCCTTCTACACCGGCGCGATGAGCGAGGCCCGCCTCATCGAGCTGAAGACCGTCGCGGACCGCGTGGGCGGCCTCGACCTGGTCCTCATCGGCGCCGACGACCCGGAGGGCATGCTCCGCCACACGGAGGAGTGCCGCTCCCGGTCGATCCCCTTCGCCGCCGACTTCTCCCAGCAGATCGCCCGCATGGAGGGCGACGAGATCCGTGTGCTGATGGACGGGGCGACGTACCTGTTCTCCAACGAGTACGAGAAGGGCCTCATCGAGACCAAGACCGGCTGGAGCGACGCCGAGATCCTGGGCAAGGTCGGCCACCGCGTCACCACGCTCGGCTCGCGGGGCGTGCGCATCGAGCGGGCCGGCGACGACCCGATCGAGGTCGGCTGCCCCGACGAGGAGCGCAAGGCCGACCCCACGGGTGTCGGCGACGCCTTCCGCGCGGGCTTCCTGTCCGGACTGGCCTGGGGGGTCTCGCTGGAGCGCGCCGCCCAGGTGGGCTGCATGCTCGCCACGCTGGTCATCGAGACGGTGGGGACGCAGGAGTACCAGTTGCAGCGGGCGCACTTCATGGAGCGGTTCACCAAGGCGTACGGGGACGAGGCCGCGGCCGAGGTGCAGGCGCACCTGAGCTGACGCCGGGGCGAGGGCCCCTCAGCTCACCCGGCGTACCAGGTACGCCGTACCCCGTTCCGCCGGCTCCTCTCCGACGTACTCCTGCCCCCGCATCTCGCACCACGCCGGGATGTCCAGGCGGGCGGCCTCGTCGTCGGAGAGGACCCGGACCGTGCCGCCCACCGGGACCTGGTCGAACACCTTGGCCAGTTCGATGACCGGGACGGGGCAGCGTCTGCCGAGGGAGTCCACGACGAGTTCCTCGGCGTGCACGGCCGTCTCGGGGGCCGGTGCGCCCAGCTTCTCCCTGACCCCCGCCACGGCCCCCGGCAGCACCGCCAGGAAGCGCTCCACGTCCTCCTCCGCCGTCCCCGCCGGCAGGGACACCCGCACGTTGCCCTCGCTCAGCACGCCCATCGCCTTCAGCACATGGCTGGGCGTCAGCGTGCTGCTCGTGCAGGACGAGCCGGACGAGACGGAGAAGCCCGCCTGGTCCAACTCGTGCAGCAGAGCCTCTCCGTCGACATAGAGACACGAGAAGGTGACGGTCCCGGGCAGCCGCCGCTCGGGGTCGCCCACCACCTCCACATCGGCCACCAGCTCCGGCACCCGTGCCCGGATCCGTGCCGTCAGCTCCCGCAGCCGTACCGCCTCCTGGGCCGCCTCGGCCCGTACCGCGCGCAGCGAGGCCACGGCCGCCACGATCGCCGGGATGTTCTCGAAGCCGGGCGCCCGTCCCGACTCCCGCTCGTCCACCGGCCCTTGAGCGGCGAACCGTACCCCCTTGCGCACGGCGAGCAGCCCGACGCCCGACGGCCCGCCCCACTTGTGCGCACTGGCTGTGAGCAGCGACCAGTCGCCCTCGACCGGCCCCCACCCCAGCGACTGCGCCGCGTCCACCAGCAGCGGCACCCCGGCCGCCCGGCACACCTCGGCCACCCCGGCCACCGGCTGCACGGTCCCCACCTCGTGATTGGCCGACTGGAGCACGGCCAGCGCGGTGTCCTCGCGGAGCGCCGCCGCATAGCCCGACGGGTCCACGGCGCCCGCCCGGTTCACCGGCACCCGGGTGACCGTCCCGCCGTCGGACTCGTGCATGTCGGCCGAATGGAGTACGGAGGAGTGTTCTACGGATGACACGATCAGGTGGCGTCCCACCCGCCGCCGCCCGGCCAACGCCCCCGCGACACCCATGTGTACGGCCCGTGTCCCGGACGAGGTGAACACCACCTCGTCGGCCCGGCACCCGACCGCCTCGGCAGCCGCCTCCCGGGCGGCGTCCAGCAGCATCCGAGCCTTACGGCCCTCCCGGTAAAGACGCGCGGGATCGGCCCATCCTTCGTCCAGGGAGGCCAACAGAGCCTGACGGGCGACGGGGTGTAGAGGAGCACTGGAGGCAGCGTCGAAGTAGGCCATACGGCAACGTTAAGACCCTGGCGGAGGCAGCAAACCCAGGGGCGCGGGGCTGTTTCCATTGCGGCTCCGCCGCGGGGCGCGACCAGCCACAACGGACCCGCGGCCGCCAATCCAGCTAACCAGCCACTCCAGTAGGCCCCCCTCCCCGCGAACCCCCGGAGGGCGTCGGCTAGGGTTTGGTCCGCATAAACATCCAAACCCCTGCCCGACGCAGGGCGGCGACCGACCAGCGAGAAGGCCGCAGCCGACCGCGCGGGCGAGACTCTCGGGAAGGCGCTACGTGAGTCCCAACGGCTCCGACCGCTCGCCGCGGCGCCCGATGCGGCGGAAGCTGCTGCAGGCACTGACCGCGGGCCTGGTCCTGGCGACCGCAACCGGTTGCACATACAAGGACTTCCCCCGCCTTGGCATGCCCACCCCGACCACGGAAGAGGCTCCGCGGATCCTCTCCCTGTGGCAGGGCTCCTGGGCTGCCGCGCTCGCCGTCGGCGTGCTGGTGTGGGGCCTGATCCTGTGGAGTGCTTTCTTCCACCGGCGCAGCCGCACCAAGGTCGAGGTACCTCCGCAGACCCGGTACAACATGCCGATCGAGGCCCTGTACACGGTGGTCCCGATCATCATCATCTCGGTGCTCTTCTACTTCACGGCACGGGACGAGTCGAAGCTTCTGGACCTCTCCAAGAAGCCCGACGTCACCATCAACGTGGTCGGCTACCAGTGGAGCTGGGGCTTCAACTACGTCGAGAACGTCCCCGGTGTCCCCGGCGACGCCAAGACCGACAAGAACCTGGACGCCATTCCGGACCGGTTCAAGAAGGACTTCCCGGCGAACGCCGGCGGTGTCTACGACGCCGGCACGCCCGCCACGCGGAACCCGCAGACAGGCAACCCCGGTCCGACGCTCTGGCTCCCCAAGGGCAAGACGGTCCGCTTCGTCCTCACCTCTCGTGACGTCATCCACTCCTTCTGGGTGGTGCCGTTCCTGATGAAGCAGGACGTCATCCCGGGCCACACCAACGCGTTCCAGGTGACCCCCAACCAGGAGGGCACCTTCCTCGGCAAGTGCGCCGAGCTCTGCGGCGTCGACCACTCCCGGATGCTGTTCAACGTGAAGGTCGTCTCCCCGGCGGCGTACGAGCAGCACCTCAAGGACCTCGCCAAGAAGGGGCAGACCGGTTACATTCCCGCCGGCATCGCGCAGACGAGCCACGAGAAGAACCGGGAGACGAACAACCTGTGAGCATCCTCAACGAACCCCAGGGTGCCGCGGCAGCTGAGGACTCGTACGAGAACGAGCTGCCGGTCAGGCGCAAGCAGCCCGGCAATGTCGTGGTGAAGTGGCTGACGACCACCGACCACAAGACCATCGGAACGCTGTATCTGACGACGTCGTTCGCGTTCTTCCTGATCGGCGGCGTGATGGCGCTCCTCATGCGCGCCGAGCTGGCCCGGCCGGGCCTGCAGATCATGTCGAACGAGCAGTTCAACCAGGCGTTCACGATGCACGGCACCGTGATGCTGCTGATGTTCGCGACGCCGCTGTTCGCCGGTTTCGCGAACTGGATCATGCCGCTGCAGATCGGCGCGCCCGACGTGGCGTTCCCGCGGCTGAACATGTTCGCCTACTGGCTGTACCTGTTCGGCTCGCTCATCGCGGTGGGTGGCTTCCTCACCCCGCAGGGCGCGGCCGACTTCGGCTGGTTCGCCTACTCCCCGCTGTCGGACGCGGTCCGCTCGCCGGGCGTCGGCGCCGACATGTGGATCATGGGTCTGGCCTTCTCCGGCTTCGGTACGATCCTCGGCTCGGTCAACTTCATCACCACGATCATCTGCATGCGCGCCCCGGGCATGACCATGTTCCGCATGCCGATCTTCGTGTGGAACGTGCTGCTGACCGGTGTCCTGGTCCTGCTCGCCTTCCCGGTGCTGGCCGCCGCGCTGTTCGCCCTGGAGGCGGACCGCAAGTTCGGTGCCCATGTGTTCGACGCGGCAAATGGCGGAGCCTTGCTATGGCAACACCTCTTCTGGTTCTTCGGACATCCAGAGGTGTACATCATCGCGCTGCCATTCTTCGGAATCATTTCCGAAGTGATCCCGGTATTCTCCCGTAAGCCGATGTTCGGCTACATGGGTCTGATCGCCGCGACCATCTCGATCGCCGGTCTGTCCGTGACCGTGTGGGCCCACCACATGTACGTCACCGGCGGTGTGCTCCTGCCGTTCTTCTCCTTCATGACCTTCCTGATCGCCGTACCGACCGGTGTGAAGTTCTTCAACTGGATCGGCACGATGTGGAAGGGCTCGCTGTCCTTCGAGACGCCGATGCTCTGGGCGACCGGCTTCCTGATCACCTTCACGTTCGGTGGTCTGACCGGTGTCATCCTGGCCTCGCCCCCGATGGACTTCCACGTCTCCGACTCGTACTTCGTGGTGGCCCACTTCCACTACGTGGTCTTCGGTACGGTCGTCTTCGCGATGTTCTCCGGCTTCCACTTCTGGTGGCCGAAGATGACCGGCAAGATGCTGGACGAGCGGCTCGGCAAGATCACCTTCTGGACGCTGTTCATCGGCTTCCACGGCACCTTCCTGGTCCAGCACTGGCTGGGCGCCGAGGGCATGCCCCGTCGTTACGCCGACTACCTGGCGGCCGACGGCTTCACCGCCCTGAACACGGTCTCGACCATCAGCTCCTTCCTGCTCGGCCTGTCGATCCTGCCGTTCCTCTACAACGTGTGGAAGACGGCCAAGTACGGCAAGAAGGTCGAGGTCGACGACCCGTGGGGCTACGGCCGCTCGCTGGAGTGGGCGACCTCCTGCCCGCCGCCGCGGCACAACTTCCTCACCCTGCCGCGGATCCGCAGCGAATCCCCGGCGTTCGACCTGCACCACCCCGAGATCGCTGCCCTGGAGCAGCTTGAGCACGCCGGCCACGGCGCCATCGCGGGCAGCAAGGAGGCCGGCAAGTGAAGATCCAGGGCCGGATGTTCATCTGGCTGAGCGTCTTCATCCTCGTCATGGCGATCGTCTATGGCGTGTGGTCGAAGGAGCCGGCCGGTACCACCGCACTCTTCCTGGCCTTCGGCCTGAGCGTCATGATCGGCTTCTACCTGGGCTTCACCGCCCGGCGGGTCGACGCGGGCGCCCAGGACGACAAGGAGGCCGACGTCGCGGACGACGCGGGCGAGCTGGGCTTCTTCAGCCCGCACAGCTGGCAGCCGCTCATGCTGGGCTTCGGCGGTGCGATCGCCTTCCTCAGCATCGCGGTCGGCTGGTGGCTGATCTACTTCTCCGCGCCGTTCATCGTGATCGGCCTGTTCGGCTGGGTGTTCGAGTACTACCACGGTGAGAACCGCACCCAGTAGCACGTGAGAGCGCACCGGAAGCCCGGACACTCCGTCAGGAGAGTCCGGGCTTCCTGTTTTTCCGCAAGTGGCGCAGTGCCGGTCCCTCGTACGGGTTACGTGGCGCGCAAATGGGATCAACGCCTCATAGCGTGATCGTATGAACCACACTCCGCGGACCCGCACCGTCGTCAGCTGCGCGCTGCTGCTGACCGCCCTCGGCACGTGCGTCACCGCCTGCGGTTCGGACGGCGGCAACCCCCTCGCGGCCAAGCCGTACGACGCGGCGGACCTGATCTCCTTCAACGGCCCCACCGGTGCGGGAAAGCAGGCCGACCCGGACAAGCCCCTGGAGATCACCGTCAACGACAGTGACGACCGGATCACCGACGTGACCGTCCAGGACGCCGCAGGGCGCTATGTGGCGGGCGAACTCGCCGCCGACGGCAGCCGCTGGCACAGCACCTCCCCGCTGGCCGCCAACGCCCACTACACGGTCACGGTGAGCACCGAGGACGGCGACGGCGCGCCCGGCCGCAAGGTCCTCACGTTCGAGACCGGCAAGCCCACCGCCCAGAAACGGCTGAACATCACGCTCGGCCCGAACTCGGGCCAGTACGGGGTCGGACAGCCCATCACCGCCGAACTCGACCAGGCGGTGAAGGACAAGGCGCAGCGCGCCGTCGTGGAGCGCGCCCTCCGGGTGGACTCCACGCCGGCCGTGCAGGGCTCCTGGTACTGGGTGAGCGACAAGGAACTCCACTACCGGCCCAAGGAGTACTGGCCCGTCCACGCCACCGTCTCGGTGCACAGCAACCTCGACGGCATCAAGATCGGCGACCGGCTGTGGGGCGGCGCCTCCAAGCCGCTGAAGCTCACCATCGGCGACCGGATCGAGGCCGTCACGGACGCCGCCGCGCACCGGATGACGGTCTACAGGAACGGCCAGGCGATCAACCAGATCCCGGTCACCACCGGCAGGCCCGGATGGGAGACCCGCAACGGTGTCAAGGTCATCATGGACAAGCAGTACTTCGTACGGATGCGCGGCACCACGGTCGGCATCGCCGAGGGCACCTCGGACTCCTACGACCTGTCGGTCTACTACGCCATCCGGGAGACCTGGTCCGGCGAGTACGTCCACGCCGCCCCCTGGTCCGTGGGCTCCCAGGGCTATGCGAACGTCAGCCACGGCTGCATCGGCATGAGTACGGCGAACGCCGAGTGGCTTTTCAACACTGTCCGTCTGGGCGACATCGTCAAGGTCGTCAACTCGGGCGGCCGGCAGATGGAGCCCTTCGGCAACGGCTTCGGCGACTGGAACGTCGACTGGAAGAAGTGGGGCACCGGCAGCGCCCTGACCAAGGCCACGCCGGACGGCCAGGCGCCCGGACAGGCGGTACGCCTTCAGCCGACGGCACTGTGAGGCGCCCCGAGCTCCTACGCGCTCAACAACCGCTTGTGCCGCAACAGAGAAGCGAGCGAGGCGGCGAACTCGACAGGGTCCACCGGAAGGGTCACCGCGGCATCGGCCCGGCTCCACGTGGCCAGCCACGCATCCTGAGGGCGGCCCATGAGCAGCAGCACCGGCGGGCAGTTGAACACCTCGTCCTTGATCTGCCGGCACACCCCCATGCCCCCCATCGGCACGGCCTCACCGTCGAGCACACAGACGTCGATCCCGCCCTTGTCCAGCTCACGCAGCACGGCGTCGGGCGTCGCACACTCCACGAACTCGACAAAGGGGACGTCGGGAGCCGGCCTGCGGCCGGCGGCCATCCGTACCTGCTCGCGGGTGTTGGAGTCGTCGCTGTAGACCAGCACGGTGGCGGTCGGCTGCATGGTTCCTCCGGGACGTCAGCGTCGTACGGACGGGACGGACAGGGCCGTTCGGCCGGATGTTACTCCCGTCGAAGTCCCCATGAACACCACGTCAACACTGGTTCGGCGGGCAGCAACACTCCGAACGGCACCCCCCGGAGTGAGGGCGGGATAAGCGACCGACATAATGTCGGTCGTGGCGACAGCAACGACAGTAGAAACCGGGCACGCGCACCCGTCGGTCAATCGACCGAACCTCACCAGCGTCGGAACCATCATCTGGCTGAGTTCCGAGCTGATGTTCTTCGCGGCCCTCTTCGCGATGTACTTCACCCTGCGATCGGTGACGGGTCCGGCGCACTGGAAGCA encodes:
- the ctaD gene encoding aa3-type cytochrome oxidase subunit I — protein: MSILNEPQGAAAAEDSYENELPVRRKQPGNVVVKWLTTTDHKTIGTLYLTTSFAFFLIGGVMALLMRAELARPGLQIMSNEQFNQAFTMHGTVMLLMFATPLFAGFANWIMPLQIGAPDVAFPRLNMFAYWLYLFGSLIAVGGFLTPQGAADFGWFAYSPLSDAVRSPGVGADMWIMGLAFSGFGTILGSVNFITTIICMRAPGMTMFRMPIFVWNVLLTGVLVLLAFPVLAAALFALEADRKFGAHVFDAANGGALLWQHLFWFFGHPEVYIIALPFFGIISEVIPVFSRKPMFGYMGLIAATISIAGLSVTVWAHHMYVTGGVLLPFFSFMTFLIAVPTGVKFFNWIGTMWKGSLSFETPMLWATGFLITFTFGGLTGVILASPPMDFHVSDSYFVVAHFHYVVFGTVVFAMFSGFHFWWPKMTGKMLDERLGKITFWTLFIGFHGTFLVQHWLGAEGMPRRYADYLAADGFTALNTVSTISSFLLGLSILPFLYNVWKTAKYGKKVEVDDPWGYGRSLEWATSCPPPRHNFLTLPRIRSESPAFDLHHPEIAALEQLEHAGHGAIAGSKEAGK
- a CDS encoding cytochrome c oxidase subunit 4; this translates as MKIQGRMFIWLSVFILVMAIVYGVWSKEPAGTTALFLAFGLSVMIGFYLGFTARRVDAGAQDDKEADVADDAGELGFFSPHSWQPLMLGFGGAIAFLSIAVGWWLIYFSAPFIVIGLFGWVFEYYHGENRTQ
- a CDS encoding L,D-transpeptidase translates to MNHTPRTRTVVSCALLLTALGTCVTACGSDGGNPLAAKPYDAADLISFNGPTGAGKQADPDKPLEITVNDSDDRITDVTVQDAAGRYVAGELAADGSRWHSTSPLAANAHYTVTVSTEDGDGAPGRKVLTFETGKPTAQKRLNITLGPNSGQYGVGQPITAELDQAVKDKAQRAVVERALRVDSTPAVQGSWYWVSDKELHYRPKEYWPVHATVSVHSNLDGIKIGDRLWGGASKPLKLTIGDRIEAVTDAAAHRMTVYRNGQAINQIPVTTGRPGWETRNGVKVIMDKQYFVRMRGTTVGIAEGTSDSYDLSVYYAIRETWSGEYVHAAPWSVGSQGYANVSHGCIGMSTANAEWLFNTVRLGDIVKVVNSGGRQMEPFGNGFGDWNVDWKKWGTGSALTKATPDGQAPGQAVRLQPTAL
- a CDS encoding response regulator, which codes for MQPTATVLVYSDDSNTREQVRMAAGRRPAPDVPFVEFVECATPDAVLRELDKGGIDVCVLDGEAVPMGGMGVCRQIKDEVFNCPPVLLLMGRPQDAWLATWSRADAAVTLPVDPVEFAASLASLLRHKRLLSA